In one window of Ruminococcus albus AD2013 DNA:
- a CDS encoding DUF3848 domain-containing protein, producing MAMNLHISLRNKILSEYCEFRKSQEQLKPKDVYENAYEIVIKQNIRDMICDETVALTSEQKIALKLSNNTLDEIYEDWLDKDSENMADIPYTITETADRLMSNVSSKSQLIWRGFLAENRLDLNIRAIKIRNSTNSDIFEIKEVIKDEYTILYNSNDNCTETLTSVDELRSVYEKALDKYSRKLIETHGKEVTGVLLEIPNRLTPFTEFKDFCPDWRERGSTPSYVKEVWDNFLKDHDLPEDTTKISFHATSTYYVGGIDVNGHERKDNYSEYTEDDSFYLFDYDNELVIRYGFESELDFPIEDTIIDPSILSKDYEDVLEKYSTELSKRTYNYIDVCITKSDGSETHEDFEKICPDWEERTHLDISSCHR from the coding sequence ATGGCTATGAATTTACATATAAGTCTAAGAAATAAAATACTTAGTGAATACTGTGAATTTCGTAAATCACAAGAACAGCTTAAACCAAAAGATGTATATGAGAATGCTTATGAGATAGTTATCAAACAGAACATCAGAGATATGATATGTGATGAAACCGTTGCGCTGACTTCTGAACAAAAGATCGCTTTAAAATTGAGCAATAATACGCTGGATGAGATCTATGAGGATTGGCTCGATAAGGATAGCGAAAACATGGCAGACATACCCTATACTATCACGGAAACAGCAGACAGGCTTATGTCAAATGTATCTTCCAAGAGTCAGCTTATTTGGCGAGGTTTCCTTGCTGAGAACAGGCTCGATCTTAATATCAGAGCTATAAAGATACGCAACAGTACAAATTCAGATATTTTTGAGATAAAGGAAGTCATAAAAGACGAATACACGATATTATACAACAGCAACGATAACTGCACCGAAACATTGACATCAGTTGATGAATTGAGATCAGTTTATGAAAAAGCACTTGACAAGTATTCCAGAAAGCTAATAGAAACACACGGAAAAGAAGTCACAGGTGTATTGTTGGAAATTCCAAATAGACTGACACCTTTTACTGAATTCAAAGATTTTTGCCCTGATTGGCGTGAACGAGGTTCAACTCCTTCATACGTTAAAGAAGTATGGGATAATTTTCTGAAAGACCATGATCTTCCCGAGGATACTACTAAGATATCCTTCCATGCAACAAGCACCTACTATGTCGGAGGCATTGATGTAAATGGTCATGAGCGTAAGGACAATTATTCTGAATATACAGAAGATGATTCATTCTACTTATTCGATTACGATAACGAGTTAGTAATACGGTATGGTTTTGAATCAGAACTTGACTTCCCTATCGAAGATACGATAATCGATCCATCAATCCTTTCAAAGGATTATGAAGATGTACTTGAAAAATACTCAACTGAATTAAGCAAACGAACCTATAATTATATAGATGTTTGCATAACAAAATCAGATGGAAGCGAAACTCACGAAGATTTTGAAAAAATCTGTCCTGACTGGGAGGAACGGACTCATTTAGACATATCATCATGTCATAGATGA
- a CDS encoding type II toxin-antitoxin system Phd/YefM family antitoxin, whose product MITATATDFQNNFGQYLQEVQQGGEIIILKNGKEVARLVSHKSTVSFLTDSLTGVLKNDYDEKEIRAERLKKHEDLD is encoded by the coding sequence ATGATTACTGCAACAGCAACTGATTTTCAAAATAACTTCGGTCAGTATCTACAAGAAGTTCAGCAAGGCGGCGAGATAATAATACTCAAAAACGGAAAAGAAGTTGCCAGACTGGTTTCACATAAGTCTACGGTTTCTTTTCTAACGGACTCGCTTACAGGAGTTCTAAAAAATGATTATGATGAAAAAGAAATTCGCGCGGAAAGGTTAAAGAAACATGAAGATCTTGATTGA
- a CDS encoding type II toxin-antitoxin system VapC family toxin, producing MKILIDTNVILDVLCNRPDFVENSSKIWKYCEVNKIDGYVSALTVPNIVYILRKELDPKKTEQLIKQILMIFEVVDLKSSDLNSAAEMLTSDYEDALQMCQASRINADFIVTRNIRDFKDSKIPALKPSELLDRI from the coding sequence ATGAAGATCTTGATTGATACAAATGTGATCCTTGACGTTCTCTGCAATCGACCGGATTTTGTAGAAAACTCATCAAAGATTTGGAAATACTGCGAGGTAAACAAAATCGATGGATATGTTTCTGCACTCACCGTGCCGAATATTGTGTACATCCTGCGCAAGGAACTTGATCCTAAGAAAACGGAGCAGCTAATAAAGCAGATACTTATGATTTTTGAAGTCGTTGATCTTAAATCATCCGACCTTAATTCAGCGGCAGAAATGCTCACTTCTGATTATGAAGATGCTTTACAGATGTGTCAGGCAAGTAGGATCAATGCGGATTTTATTGTAACCAGAAACATTCGTGATTTTAAGGATAGTAAAATTCCTGCGCTCAAACCGTCGGAGTTACTTGATAGGATCTAA
- a CDS encoding DUF3849 domain-containing protein, whose protein sequence is MRRKIMTDDALYTDKSGRLYELKKQFYHTAVLQSMTEHSYLIASKPYITDDGYIEWRNAIVSTNYLNAVKSAKEKDIMYESIENRISLKNTASDIDKEISASMHELYHYDLDGAYDKLSLNHSDFDIAQAVALTIHGKSWDGRFSDLNKAWADNFIQAYDIKIEEYRDFFGCDTHPSVLDGFTDVVRMRIANRSIDQTQDIDNDYDQSYEQSESMGYGRR, encoded by the coding sequence ATGAGACGAAAAATTATGACTGACGATGCTCTGTATACAGATAAAAGCGGTAGACTGTATGAACTGAAGAAACAGTTCTATCATACAGCTGTACTGCAATCTATGACAGAACATTCATATCTAATTGCATCAAAGCCATACATTACAGACGATGGCTACATTGAATGGCGTAATGCAATAGTATCAACCAATTATCTTAATGCAGTTAAATCTGCAAAGGAGAAGGATATAATGTACGAAAGCATTGAAAATCGTATTTCACTGAAAAATACAGCAAGTGACATTGATAAAGAGATCTCAGCATCAATGCATGAACTGTATCATTACGATCTTGATGGAGCTTATGATAAGCTTTCTCTTAATCATAGCGATTTCGATATAGCACAGGCGGTAGCACTTACCATTCATGGTAAGTCATGGGACGGGAGATTTTCAGATCTTAACAAAGCATGGGCTGATAACTTCATTCAAGCCTATGATATAAAAATCGAAGAATATAGAGATTTCTTCGGCTGTGATACTCACCCCTCTGTGCTTGACGGTTTTACGGATGTTGTACGTATGAGGATAGCGAACAGGAGTATAGATCAGACTCAGGATATAGATAATGATTACGATCAGTCCTACGAACAATCCGAATCAATGGGTTACGGAAGAAGATAG
- a CDS encoding exonuclease domain-containing protein — MKVHNQDYPDHKTARQWAKQGFLPIDGAEGIELWANQFCQDKYIYYGPDEVSKATSEQLSEFFRPEREKRNKREKEKRKHRKTELLAEVEELRKKNNLLEFSLCELERTAIRLMRNVDIAPEKSADTIIIDTETTGLSELDDELLQVSIIDDAGNVLYNSYLRPLYHTSWEEAECVNNITPQMVADAPTIYDEMPKINAIIKAAKKIIGFNTGFDENFLYFSGGITWMNKEVIDVMTMFAPIYGEWSEQYDDYKWQNLIKAADYYDYNWNSRPGEAHNSLADCYATLYVYNKIISDRNTNLFLK; from the coding sequence ATGAAAGTACATAATCAAGATTATCCCGACCACAAAACCGCAAGGCAGTGGGCAAAACAAGGCTTTTTACCAATAGATGGGGCAGAAGGAATAGAGTTATGGGCAAATCAATTTTGTCAGGATAAATACATCTATTATGGACCTGATGAAGTATCCAAAGCTACATCTGAGCAGCTGTCTGAATTTTTTCGTCCTGAACGTGAGAAACGAAATAAAAGAGAAAAAGAAAAAAGGAAACACAGAAAAACTGAACTACTTGCAGAAGTCGAAGAACTAAGGAAAAAGAATAATCTACTTGAATTTTCCTTGTGCGAACTTGAAAGGACTGCAATTAGACTTATGCGAAACGTTGACATAGCACCCGAAAAATCAGCGGATACTATTATAATAGATACTGAAACAACAGGACTCAGTGAATTAGACGATGAATTGCTGCAAGTATCTATCATAGATGATGCAGGAAATGTTCTTTACAACAGCTATCTTCGCCCTTTATACCATACTTCATGGGAAGAAGCGGAATGTGTAAATAACATTACTCCGCAAATGGTAGCGGATGCTCCAACTATCTATGATGAAATGCCAAAGATAAATGCCATAATAAAAGCTGCAAAGAAAATCATAGGCTTTAATACTGGATTCGATGAAAATTTTCTTTATTTCTCCGGTGGTATTACATGGATGAATAAAGAGGTCATTGATGTAATGACGATGTTCGCGCCGATCTACGGTGAATGGAGCGAACAATACGACGATTATAAATGGCAAAATCTCATCAAAGCTGCCGATTACTATGATTACAATTGGAATAGCCGACCAGGTGAAGCACATAACAGTCTTGCGGACTGCTATGCTACCTTATATGTATATAATAAGATAATATCTGATAGAAATACGAATCTTTTCCTTAAATGA
- a CDS encoding SpaA isopeptide-forming pilin-related protein, whose product MFKGKLLKRIGTGIMAAVCAFSFATAEVKPMKAKAASEAVFPNADQIIAQAATLLGGNYSSAGGKGYYNMYDANKTPVAYDVNYTRSAGVDCSGLVYYTMTKLGYKTSGFAWNHPVPVDTNHWLSYTNPTISYKGTTKPLEIEKIRVSTNNHPYWERSNGSTIEPGSIVIGDPTNGSTDHAWIYIGEFENKAAVKAYLKKIGVNPAYINDKNIHDNGDGGNHWRIEAQSTYGVVINNDTSGKYTGAMRVSSFKLNREVTFEIQKTEIGTGAIVGKSKVDGSSAVYGVYTDKACKNKIDEMTIKANGRAAISLPYGTYYVKEIKAPTGYNVSNDVYTLVPNETVIVNEVKTTGSIRINKTAEDGVKNREFMISWFENGTIHRERLNTNTLGVAKIDGLNLYDYDGDVINYTVSEINNDLRNVNPSAQTVTLSEADPNKDYTVDLYFNNEYKYGSLVLHKTHTDGNTDDRTFTVTGNGETYTVVTHGNEPAALEHLRMYDDNNNIITYTIHEENVPDRYVQPEDQEVTLLLNQVTDVYIVNSHVPGTLILKKRHEDGNTGDRNFTITGSDGSVRTAVTHGNEPTVISDLDIYDTDSNLITYTIHEENTPNRYEQPADQDVTLEYNKSKTVTIVNRLKRGSISIHKQNSETLEPVAGAKYEVTCNEDIYSSNGKDMIPAGEPIYTLETNEDGNAATPKSLPIAHTYTLTEVYVPDGYISGEPITIEMSDDGTQLEYRTTINEKPTIVKISKKSLTTKEELEGAKLTVTDDSGTIIDEWTSTTTEHTIIGKLTVGKEYTLTEVLAPDGFLTAESIKFTVNEDGSTNHVTMYDEEKSGSIEVHKTTEGMINVDGINFTLSGTSDHGTVVNTQATTNADGIATFEKIPVGTYTITEDAESVPYAYLVADEQEVSVMYAETTIAEIYNDEKSGTVEVHKNTKNKGNIADINFVLEGTSDSGRDVKLEAVTDKDGKAIFNKVPVGTYTITEDKETVPTAYLVADKQEVNVLYAETSIAEVFNDEKTGSIEIHKTTEGMINIEGIKFILEGVSDSGTDVHVEAITDKDGKATFSNVPVGTYAITEDEKTVPTAYMVAEETEVTVLYAETVTKEIFNGERSGSISIQKRTEGMKDIAGINFVLEGTSDSGRTVKLEAVTDKDGKATFNGVPIGTYTITEDGKSVPAAYFVADAQTVTVFEAQTSNITFENKKKPDSSTPSTSLTTTSNPSTGVAANGAFAVTAIALALMIISRKRKNS is encoded by the coding sequence ATGTTCAAAGGCAAACTTTTGAAGAGAATCGGCACTGGAATAATGGCTGCTGTATGCGCTTTTTCTTTTGCAACAGCAGAAGTTAAACCGATGAAAGCTAAAGCCGCATCAGAAGCAGTTTTCCCAAACGCCGATCAGATCATCGCACAGGCAGCTACTCTACTTGGAGGTAATTATTCAAGCGCAGGTGGTAAAGGATACTACAATATGTATGATGCCAACAAAACACCTGTTGCTTACGATGTGAATTATACTCGTTCAGCCGGGGTAGACTGCTCAGGATTGGTGTACTATACCATGACAAAGTTAGGCTACAAAACATCAGGTTTCGCATGGAATCACCCCGTCCCCGTAGATACTAATCATTGGCTGAGCTACACCAATCCTACTATTTCCTATAAAGGCACAACTAAGCCACTGGAAATAGAAAAAATAAGAGTAAGTACCAACAATCACCCCTACTGGGAGAGGTCAAACGGTAGTACGATAGAGCCCGGCTCTATTGTTATCGGTGATCCTACGAATGGCAGTACTGATCATGCATGGATTTATATAGGCGAATTCGAGAATAAAGCAGCTGTTAAAGCTTATCTGAAAAAGATAGGTGTAAATCCTGCATATATCAACGATAAAAACATTCACGACAACGGTGACGGTGGAAACCACTGGCGCATTGAAGCACAGAGTACATACGGTGTTGTTATCAATAATGACACTAGCGGTAAATACACAGGTGCCATGAGAGTTTCATCGTTTAAATTAAACAGAGAAGTCACATTTGAAATTCAAAAAACAGAAATCGGCACAGGTGCTATTGTCGGTAAATCAAAAGTTGACGGATCATCTGCTGTTTATGGTGTTTATACGGATAAAGCTTGCAAAAACAAGATAGATGAAATGACCATAAAAGCAAATGGTCGTGCTGCAATCAGCCTTCCTTACGGCACTTACTACGTCAAGGAAATAAAAGCTCCGACAGGCTATAATGTATCGAATGATGTTTATACTCTTGTTCCGAATGAAACTGTCATCGTTAATGAGGTCAAAACGACTGGTTCTATCCGCATTAACAAGACAGCTGAAGATGGTGTGAAAAACAGAGAATTTATGATCAGTTGGTTTGAAAATGGAACAATTCATAGAGAACGTTTAAACACAAATACACTCGGTGTAGCAAAGATTGACGGGCTTAACCTCTATGATTATGACGGTGATGTTATAAATTACACTGTTTCAGAGATAAACAACGATCTGAGAAATGTTAATCCTAGCGCACAGACTGTTACTCTTTCAGAAGCTGATCCCAACAAGGATTATACCGTAGACCTCTATTTTAACAATGAGTATAAATACGGCTCTCTCGTATTACATAAAACTCATACAGACGGCAACACCGATGATCGTACCTTTACGGTAACAGGTAACGGAGAAACTTACACTGTTGTAACACACGGTAATGAGCCTGCAGCACTTGAACATCTGCGTATGTACGATGATAATAACAACATCATTACCTACACTATCCACGAGGAAAATGTTCCGGATAGATATGTACAGCCCGAAGATCAGGAAGTAACTCTCCTGCTTAATCAGGTCACAGATGTATACATCGTTAACAGCCATGTTCCCGGTACACTCATACTCAAAAAGAGACATGAGGACGGCAACACAGGTGACCGTAATTTCACAATCACAGGTAGTGATGGATCCGTCAGAACTGCTGTAACACATGGTAATGAGCCTACAGTTATTTCTGACCTTGATATCTATGATACTGACAGCAACCTCATAACATACACTATCCACGAGGAAAATACACCTAATAGATATGAACAGCCTGCGGATCAGGATGTTACTCTTGAATACAATAAATCCAAGACTGTAACAATCGTCAACAGACTGAAACGCGGATCAATATCTATCCACAAACAGAACAGTGAAACCCTTGAACCTGTTGCAGGTGCAAAATATGAGGTGACTTGCAACGAAGATATTTACAGCTCAAATGGCAAAGATATGATTCCTGCCGGCGAGCCCATTTACACACTGGAAACCAACGAGGACGGCAACGCAGCTACACCTAAGTCACTGCCTATCGCTCACACATATACACTCACAGAAGTATACGTGCCGGACGGATATATTTCAGGCGAACCTATCACTATTGAAATGAGTGATGACGGAACACAGCTTGAATACCGTACCACAATCAACGAAAAGCCCACAATCGTAAAGATAAGCAAGAAATCTCTCACAACCAAAGAAGAACTTGAAGGTGCAAAACTCACAGTAACCGATGATAGCGGTACAATTATAGATGAATGGACATCTACAACTACTGAACACACTATCATTGGTAAGCTTACAGTCGGAAAGGAATACACTCTGACAGAGGTTCTCGCTCCTGACGGATTTCTCACCGCAGAAAGCATTAAATTTACAGTTAATGAAGATGGCTCCACAAATCATGTTACAATGTATGATGAGGAAAAATCAGGCAGTATTGAAGTTCATAAAACAACCGAGGGCATGATAAACGTTGATGGAATAAACTTTACTCTCAGCGGAACATCAGACCACGGTACAGTAGTAAATACTCAGGCAACAACAAATGCTGATGGTATTGCAACCTTTGAGAAGATCCCTGTGGGTACATACACCATCACCGAAGATGCAGAATCTGTTCCGTATGCGTACCTTGTGGCTGATGAGCAGGAAGTATCTGTTATGTACGCAGAAACAACTATCGCAGAGATTTACAATGATGAAAAGTCTGGTACTGTTGAGGTACACAAGAATACTAAGAACAAGGGCAATATCGCTGATATCAATTTCGTTCTTGAGGGTACATCTGACAGCGGCAGAGATGTAAAGCTGGAAGCTGTGACCGATAAGGATGGTAAGGCAATATTTAACAAGGTGCCTGTTGGTACATACACCATCACAGAGGACAAGGAAACAGTACCTACTGCATACCTTGTTGCTGACAAGCAGGAAGTAAATGTACTGTATGCCGAAACATCTATTGCAGAAGTTTTCAATGATGAAAAGACAGGCAGCATTGAGATCCACAAGACAACCGAGGGTATGATAAACATCGAGGGTATCAAGTTTATCCTTGAGGGTGTATCCGATAGTGGAACAGATGTTCACGTTGAAGCTATTACTGACAAGGACGGTAAAGCTACATTCAGCAATGTCCCCGTGGGAACATACGCTATCACAGAGGATGAAAAGACTGTACCGACTGCATATATGGTAGCAGAAGAAACCGAGGTTACTGTGCTGTACGCTGAAACAGTAACTAAGGAGATATTCAATGGCGAAAGATCCGGCAGCATCAGTATTCAGAAACGGACTGAGGGCATGAAAGATATCGCCGGAATCAATTTTGTTCTTGAAGGTACTTCTGATAGCGGCAGAACCGTGAAGCTGGAAGCTGTTACTGACAAGGACGGTAAAGCTACATTCAATGGTGTGCCGATAGGTACATACACCATAACCGAGGACGGTAAATCTGTGCCTGCGGCTTATTTTGTAGCTGATGCTCAGACAGTAACAGTATTTGAAGCACAGACTTCTAACATTACTTTTGAGAACAAGAAAAAGCCTGATTCTTCAACACCTTCTACTTCATTAACAACAACAAGCAATCCTTCAACCGGAGTTGCTGCTAACGGTGCGTTTGCTGTAACAGCAATTGCACTCGCTCTCATGATCATTTCAAGAAAGCGTAAGAACAGCTAA
- a CDS encoding ParB/RepB/Spo0J family partition protein, translated as MKFDKVSETFSERKEKGSIKESLISAEEVLNEITEIAMHKLDMYTDEDGNQPFDIDDEKVEALSESIKENGQLEPIIVRKKDGRYQILSGHHRYLALKSITAKYALATVVDVSDLKAYMIVCESNIHHAAPPPSKLCKIFLRYRAAGKEEKLTADQLAKMFGISREQMYRIIAMDTLTTPMQELVDAGLISTNSIKQLRTLTPDQQDTLADYVYNEDKKLNKAKCDKVVDLFTTNYNATVEDIDDCLNSDDKEKEPATNYNAMKKMSKEQLADYIFANMERFKSSADILSFLCEKGEI; from the coding sequence ATGAAATTTGATAAAGTTAGCGAAACCTTTTCCGAGAGGAAAGAAAAAGGCAGTATAAAAGAAAGCCTTATCTCAGCTGAGGAAGTGCTGAATGAGATAACTGAAATTGCAATGCACAAGCTTGATATGTACACAGACGAGGACGGAAATCAGCCTTTTGACATCGACGATGAAAAGGTTGAAGCTCTGAGCGAGAGTATAAAAGAGAATGGACAGCTGGAACCTATCATTGTTCGTAAAAAGGATGGTAGGTATCAGATCCTCAGCGGTCATCACAGATACCTAGCGCTAAAGTCAATAACTGCTAAATATGCGCTTGCTACGGTTGTTGATGTATCAGACCTTAAAGCTTACATGATAGTATGTGAAAGCAACATACATCATGCAGCTCCCCCACCATCTAAGCTGTGTAAGATTTTCCTGCGGTATCGTGCCGCAGGAAAGGAAGAAAAGCTGACCGCCGATCAGCTTGCTAAGATGTTCGGCATCAGCCGTGAACAGATGTATCGAATAATTGCTATGGACACACTTACTACACCAATGCAGGAACTGGTCGATGCAGGTCTTATCTCAACCAACAGCATAAAGCAGCTGAGAACACTTACACCCGATCAGCAGGATACGCTTGCTGATTATGTGTATAATGAGGATAAAAAACTAAACAAAGCCAAATGTGATAAGGTCGTTGATCTGTTTACCACTAATTATAATGCAACAGTAGAAGATATTGACGATTGTCTGAACAGTGACGATAAAGAAAAAGAGCCTGCCACCAATTACAATGCCATGAAGAAAATGAGCAAGGAGCAGCTAGCGGATTACATATTCGCAAACATGGAACGATTCAAGTCATCAGCGGATATTCTTTCCTTCCTCTGTGAGAAAGGAGAAATATGA
- a CDS encoding phage tail tip lysozyme — protein sequence MKRTIKRIASFAMALSILGTNTAVTKLFVPKYDNSIVASAFTQAKSTRIITPDTDITINTRKGPSTKYDKAETIRRGTFFEVSGYEDTDSGRWYKIKYYLESDTWKTQNTDRWVFGKYTTTIKSETDLKGSDNREKIYNYCKKEFGLNDAAISGILANIYYETRSTAFSPTSESKDKTAYGICQWKNGRKTVLHQYNDYKSLKSQLAFMYDELTYGDKYRSLLSTLQKNISNNEAGAKKAASEFCLIYEFDKDDITDIDSLSQDNQNSYYWRLDKAKEYFNEYNGNKQNYLYSGTLISNVYVRETPEKKNDNYVMINNNERLIKNKGESVKVLSVKDGWGKINEGWISLNYVKVDLSEYFYDAKNIQNIPAAEFVFKNQIMVGKATNGSKKNTFDPKEIVKRAELVTTIYNIAGKPQNVTYKYIFNDVPNGKWFTNPIIWAYDKKIVAGYKTDNMVGVFGVNDNITVEQVAQMLFKYAALCKYDTSFIRGESSYYTQSQWAKDSGAVDWAVHHHIITQSNSTRNVTLPATREQCADMIKNLMENIYKNK from the coding sequence ATGAAGAGAACAATCAAAAGAATCGCATCATTTGCGATGGCATTATCTATTTTAGGTACGAATACAGCAGTTACCAAGTTATTTGTACCAAAGTATGACAATTCTATTGTAGCTTCTGCTTTTACTCAAGCAAAATCAACACGAATAATTACTCCAGATACTGATATTACTATCAATACGAGAAAGGGACCTAGTACTAAGTACGATAAAGCTGAAACAATTAGAAGAGGTACTTTTTTTGAAGTAAGTGGATATGAAGATACCGACTCAGGAAGATGGTATAAGATAAAATATTACCTAGAGAGCGATACATGGAAAACTCAAAATACAGATAGATGGGTATTTGGAAAATATACCACAACGATAAAAAGCGAAACTGATCTAAAAGGCTCAGATAATAGGGAAAAGATATATAATTACTGTAAAAAAGAATTCGGACTTAATGACGCAGCTATTAGTGGTATCCTTGCAAATATATATTATGAAACAAGAAGTACAGCATTTAGTCCTACATCAGAAAGCAAAGATAAAACAGCTTATGGTATTTGTCAATGGAAAAATGGAAGAAAGACGGTTCTACATCAATATAACGATTATAAATCATTAAAATCGCAATTAGCTTTTATGTATGATGAATTGACCTACGGAGATAAATATCGTTCGTTGTTAAGTACTTTACAGAAAAACATTTCAAATAACGAAGCGGGCGCTAAGAAAGCTGCTTCAGAGTTTTGTTTAATATATGAGTTTGACAAAGATGATATTACTGATATTGATAGTCTATCTCAAGATAATCAAAATTCTTATTATTGGCGTTTAGATAAAGCCAAAGAATATTTTAATGAATATAACGGAAATAAACAGAATTATCTTTATTCAGGAACATTAATTTCTAACGTTTATGTTAGAGAAACCCCAGAAAAAAAGAATGATAACTACGTAATGATCAATAATAATGAGCGATTGATAAAAAACAAGGGTGAATCTGTTAAAGTATTAAGTGTTAAAGATGGCTGGGGAAAAATAAATGAGGGTTGGATTTCTCTCAATTATGTAAAAGTTGATCTGAGTGAATATTTTTATGATGCTAAAAATATTCAGAATATACCAGCCGCAGAATTTGTATTCAAAAATCAGATTATGGTGGGAAAGGCAACTAATGGATCTAAAAAGAATACTTTTGATCCAAAAGAGATAGTAAAACGAGCTGAACTTGTTACTACTATTTACAATATTGCAGGAAAACCCCAAAACGTTACGTATAAGTATATCTTTAATGATGTACCTAATGGTAAATGGTTTACAAATCCTATAATATGGGCATATGATAAAAAAATCGTAGCAGGGTATAAAACCGATAATATGGTTGGTGTCTTTGGAGTCAATGACAATATTACCGTTGAGCAGGTAGCACAAATGCTTTTCAAATATGCAGCTCTTTGTAAATATGATACGTCATTCATTAGAGGAGAATCATCTTACTATACACAAAGTCAATGGGCTAAAGACTCTGGCGCCGTTGACTGGGCAGTTCATCATCATATAATAACACAAAGTAACTCCACAAGAAATGTGACTTTACCGGCAACTCGCGAACAATGTGCTGATATGATAAAAAATTTAATGGAGAATATCTATAAGAATAAATAA
- a CDS encoding ParA family protein, which produces MKNTKIIAVANQKGGVGKTTTTINVGAALALTGKKVLLIDLDTQESLSNFLGIYNAENNIGKALYKTVNHETIDLADYIVTNEVNRVDIIPAELNTMQRIAIDLVSVRSKETVFRRLINQNSELLSRYDYILLDCPPSLNVILDNALTASRYVLIPCQAHPLSYPPLPNLLLQINEIQAELNENIEVIGIVPTMVDRSNNSKTTVEMLRGNYSDIVFESEIERMAVAANSALTEKAVVLSNAKDNRVSREYKALTDELVARIEGV; this is translated from the coding sequence ATGAAAAACACAAAAATAATTGCAGTAGCAAATCAAAAAGGCGGCGTGGGCAAGACCACTACGACGATCAATGTAGGTGCAGCACTTGCTCTTACGGGCAAAAAGGTCCTGCTAATTGACTTGGACACTCAGGAATCCCTTTCAAATTTCCTCGGGATCTACAATGCAGAGAACAATATAGGTAAAGCGCTTTACAAAACAGTTAACCACGAAACTATTGACCTTGCAGATTACATTGTCACAAACGAGGTCAACAGAGTTGACATAATCCCGGCAGAATTGAACACAATGCAGCGTATCGCCATAGACCTTGTTTCGGTAAGAAGCAAAGAAACAGTTTTTCGCAGACTGATAAATCAGAACAGTGAACTGCTTAGCAGATACGACTACATCCTGCTTGACTGCCCACCGTCCCTTAATGTTATATTGGATAACGCACTTACGGCAAGCCGTTATGTGCTTATCCCCTGTCAGGCTCACCCTCTGAGCTATCCCCCACTGCCTAATCTCCTATTACAGATAAATGAGATCCAGGCAGAACTGAATGAAAACATAGAAGTCATCGGAATTGTGCCAACAATGGTTGACAGAAGCAACAACAGCAAAACAACGGTCGAAATGCTCCGCGGTAATTACTCTGACATTGTTTTTGAAAGCGAGATAGAACGTATGGCTGTTGCCGCCAACTCTGCACTCACTGAAAAGGCAGTTGTTCTGTCAAACGCTAAGGACAACCGCGTATCACGTGAATACAAGGCTCTCACTGATGAGCTTGTTGCGCGTATTGAGGGGGTGTAA